GTTCGAGCTTTCCGAAACGGCGCTCAGCTTTGTGCTGGTGATCGGCGCGATCACGGCACTGTTTATGGGACTGCTCGGCATTGTGCAAAACGATATCAAGCGCGTCGTCGCCTATTCGACGCTTTCGCATCTGGGCTACATGACCGTCGCGTTAGGGGCTTCGGCCTATGCCGGTGCGATCTTTCACCTCATGACCCACGCCTTCTTCAAGGCGCTGCTGTTCCTCGCGGCGGGTTCGGTCATCATCGCCATGCACCATGAACAGGATATTCGCACCATGGGCGGCTTGAAAAAATATCTACCCATCACCTATTGGACCTTTCTGATTGGAACCCTGGCGATGATTGGCTTTCCCGGCTTTGCAGGATTTTATTCCAAGCACGCCATCATCGATGCGGTGCGCGAATCGGTGCTCCCCGGCGCCGGATTTGCCTACGTCGCTGTGTTGAGCGGCGTATTCATCACGGCGTTGTACGGCTTCAGGCTGCTGTTTCTGGTATTTCACGGCAAGCCGCGTATGGACGAGCATACCAAACACCATCTGCACGAAAGCCCGTTGGTAGTTACCTTACCACTGCTGGCGCTGGCCATTCCTTCGGTCATCATCGGTGCGATCTACAACGGGCCGATGCTATTTCATGGATTTTTTGGCCAGTCTATTTTTGTCCTGCCGCAGCACGACGTACTCGCCGAGCTTGGCGTGGAGTATCAAGGCGTCCTGAGTTTCACCCTCCATGGCATGATGGGGCCGCCTTTCTGGCTCGCCGTAGCGGGGATACTGGTTGCCTGGTTCCTGTACCTGCATCGGCCTGAACTTGCGGGCCAGATCAAGCGCCGCTTTGCGGGGCTCTACGCCATCTTGGACCGGAAATACGGTTTCGATGAGTTCAATGATTTTTTCTTTGCCGGAGGCGCGCGCGATGTGGGCCGCGTGCTCTGGCAAACCGGGGATGTCAAGCTGATAGACGGCTTAATGGTCAACGGCACGGCGCGTAGCATCGGCTGGTTCTCATCAATCGTGCGTCAAATCCAATCCGGTTATCTTTACCACTACGCCTTTGCCATCATTGTCGGATTGATGCTGCTGCTGGGTTGGCCGTTGATAAGTTGGCTTACACACTAAAACATCATGCCCGAACATTTACCCCTGCTCAGTCTGGTCATCTGGATACCTATCCTGGGTGGTCTTTTACTGCTCGCCAGTGGAGAAAGTGCGCCGCAGCGCGCCCGTGTCCTGGCATTGGTGATCGCTGCGCTGACCTTGCTGGTGAGCATACCTCTCTATACCCGGTTTGATGCCGCGACTTCCGTGATGCAGTTTGTAGAACTGGCGCCCTGGATCACTGCCTTCAAAATTAACTACCACCTGGGAATAGACGGCATTTCCATGCCGCTGATACTGCTGACGACGTTCACCACACTGCTGGTCGTCATCGCAAGCTGGGAGGTGATTCAACACAAGGTCTCGCAATACATGGCCGCCTTTTTGATTATGGAAGGGCTCATGAATGGCGTGTTCGCCTCTCTCGATGCGATCCTGTTTTATGTCTTTTGGGAAGGCATGCTGATTCCGATGTTTCTCATCATCGGGATGTGGGGCGGGCCGCGCCGTGTCTACGCCACGATCAAATTCTTTCTGTACACCTTTCTGGGCTCGGTGCTGATGCTGGTCGCGCTACTCTATCTGTTTTTCCAGTCGGACAGTTTTGCGGTGCTCGACTACCATAATCTGAAAATCGGCATGACGGCCCAAATACTGATCTTTATCGCCTTCCTGCTCGCCTTCGCGGTCAAGGTGCCGATGTGGCCGGTGCACACCTGGCTGCCGGATGCCCACGTCGAGGCGCCGACCGGCGGTTCGGTGATCCTGGCCGCGATCATGTTGAAGATGGGCGCCTATGGCTTTGTACGGTTTAGTCTGCCCATTGCGCCCGACGCCAGTCACGAGTTGGACTGGCTGATGA
Above is a genomic segment from Gammaproteobacteria bacterium containing:
- the nuoL gene encoding NADH-quinone oxidoreductase subunit L; the encoded protein is MANVYLLIPLAPLFGAIIAGLFGKQIGRAGAHWVTIIGVATSFLLSLLVFKQIIIDHAPAYNASVYTWMVSDGVKFEIGFLVDELTALMMVVVTFVSLMVHIYTIGYMQDDPGYQRFFSYIALFTFSMLMLVMANNFLQLFFGWEAVGLVSYLLIGFWYQRESAIYANLKAFLVNRVGDLGFLLGIAAILMHFNTLDYAAVFERAPQLAGVTLEIMPGSPWLLMTVICILLFIGAMGKSAQVPLHVWLPDSMEGPTPISALIHAATMVTAGIFMVARMSPLFELSETALSFVLVIGAITALFMGLLGIVQNDIKRVVAYSTLSHLGYMTVALGASAYAGAIFHLMTHAFFKALLFLAAGSVIIAMHHEQDIRTMGGLKKYLPITYWTFLIGTLAMIGFPGFAGFYSKHAIIDAVRESVLPGAGFAYVAVLSGVFITALYGFRLLFLVFHGKPRMDEHTKHHLHESPLVVTLPLLALAIPSVIIGAIYNGPMLFHGFFGQSIFVLPQHDVLAELGVEYQGVLSFTLHGMMGPPFWLAVAGILVAWFLYLHRPELAGQIKRRFAGLYAILDRKYGFDEFNDFFFAGGARDVGRVLWQTGDVKLIDGLMVNGTARSIGWFSSIVRQIQSGYLYHYAFAIIVGLMLLLGWPLISWLTH
- a CDS encoding NADH-quinone oxidoreductase subunit M, which encodes MPEHLPLLSLVIWIPILGGLLLLASGESAPQRARVLALVIAALTLLVSIPLYTRFDAATSVMQFVELAPWITAFKINYHLGIDGISMPLILLTTFTTLLVVIASWEVIQHKVSQYMAAFLIMEGLMNGVFASLDAILFYVFWEGMLIPMFLIIGMWGGPRRVYATIKFFLYTFLGSVLMLVALLYLFFQSDSFAVLDYHNLKIGMTAQILIFIAFLLAFAVKVPMWPVHTWLPDAHVEAPTGGSVILAAIMLKMGAYGFVRFSLPIAPDASHELDWLMIALSLIAVVYIGFVALVQQDLKKLIAYSSISHMGFVTLGFFIPFTIFAKTGGIQGAALGVEGGLVQMISHGFVSGALFLCVGVLYDRLHSREISAYGGVANTMPVFASLMVLFALANAGLPGTSGFVGEFMVILGAFKANFWYALLAGVTLVLGAAYTLWMVKRVIFGKIANDGVASLQDINLREGIVLATLAVAVLWLGLWPAPLIDVMHPTVQNLLEHIAKSKL